From a region of the Hymenobacter jejuensis genome:
- a CDS encoding LysM peptidoglycan-binding domain-containing protein, with product MTRFSLLFAAFVVSSLSASAALRPVLPDSIGVEYRNNKMLIKHRVNPGETLYGLSRRYKVPVDQIVEVNPNLQGGLNTGQIVLVPRSRVVLTNPPAARPAEATSAPTSAAARALATDAHGNKVYKVEKGQTLFSIARRFETTPDALAQLNHLPAGGGVRIGQLLVIVPAHAAPSAPPTPTQPQPQPVVATTPVKTSPPATAPTTPANRPERAEEAEKSRETAPPTTSESTTDEDRAPERASEIVRRVKESGLAAVIEGGGTDKYLALHKTAPVGTIMQVRNIMNGQAVYVRVIGQLPDTGENSNILVRLSKKAVQRLSTPDSRFRVETSYVP from the coding sequence ATGACCCGTTTTTCGTTGCTGTTTGCCGCGTTCGTTGTTTCCAGCCTTTCTGCTTCCGCCGCCTTACGGCCCGTGTTGCCTGATTCTATAGGCGTTGAATACCGCAACAATAAGATGTTGATTAAGCACCGGGTTAATCCTGGTGAAACCCTCTACGGCCTCTCGCGGCGCTACAAAGTGCCCGTCGATCAGATTGTAGAGGTCAATCCGAATTTGCAAGGCGGCCTAAACACCGGCCAGATTGTGCTGGTGCCGCGGTCCCGCGTCGTCCTGACCAATCCGCCGGCGGCGCGCCCCGCCGAAGCTACTAGTGCACCGACCTCGGCCGCAGCGCGGGCGCTGGCCACTGATGCACACGGCAACAAAGTGTACAAAGTGGAAAAAGGCCAAACCCTTTTTTCCATTGCGCGCCGTTTCGAAACTACCCCGGATGCGTTGGCTCAACTTAACCATTTGCCGGCTGGCGGTGGCGTTCGTATCGGTCAACTCCTCGTTATTGTGCCAGCGCATGCCGCGCCTAGTGCGCCACCCACCCCAACTCAGCCGCAACCCCAACCTGTGGTGGCAACTACTCCCGTAAAAACGTCGCCGCCCGCAACCGCTCCGACAACGCCCGCCAACAGGCCAGAGCGCGCTGAGGAGGCCGAAAAGTCTCGGGAGACTGCGCCGCCAACAACCAGTGAGTCGACTACCGACGAAGACCGAGCACCGGAGCGGGCCAGCGAAATCGTGCGGCGCGTAAAAGAAAGCGGCTTGGCGGCCGTCATCGAAGGCGGCGGCACCGACAAATACCTCGCGCTGCACAAAACTGCGCCGGTGGGCACAATTATGCAGGTGCGCAACATCATGAACGGGCAGGCCGTGTACGTGCGCGTAATCGGTCAACTACCTGATACTGGTGAGAACAGCAACATTCTGGTGCGGCTTTCCAAAAAAGCGGTGCAGCGCCTCTCCACGCCCGATAGCCGCTTCCGCGTCGAAACTTCGTATGTGCCGTAA
- a CDS encoding HNH endonuclease, with protein MEHRSTDLAAAGDIFTYAEMCWLEKTNLRRGMNFRLHGRQTIILMSRRPDAPYADRFEEHGRILIYEGHDIPRNELSASKLADQQLATPRGTLTQNGRFFEAARRAKLGEIEPEPVRVYEKIDAGVWVFNGVFALIDAWREADLARQVFKFKLRLIETDPANPVENQAIGNELIINSLLSASVKQEVWKREKGRCQVCGSTSNLHFALRSGVSSSTLPITAANVQLLCAFHYPLEGEGLP; from the coding sequence ATGGAGCATCGCTCTACTGACTTAGCGGCCGCGGGCGATATTTTTACCTACGCCGAAATGTGTTGGCTGGAAAAAACCAACCTGCGGCGCGGGATGAACTTTCGGTTGCACGGGCGCCAGACAATTATTCTGATGTCGAGGCGGCCGGACGCGCCCTACGCCGATCGGTTTGAGGAGCATGGACGCATCCTGATTTACGAAGGCCACGACATTCCGCGCAATGAGCTATCTGCGTCCAAACTCGCTGATCAGCAGCTCGCTACCCCGCGGGGTACGCTCACCCAAAACGGACGCTTCTTCGAGGCTGCCCGCCGCGCCAAGTTGGGCGAAATTGAGCCTGAGCCGGTGCGAGTGTATGAGAAAATTGACGCTGGCGTGTGGGTCTTCAACGGCGTTTTTGCTCTTATAGACGCGTGGCGCGAAGCCGATTTGGCGCGGCAGGTGTTCAAATTCAAGCTTCGGCTAATTGAGACCGATCCTGCAAACCCTGTAGAAAACCAAGCTATTGGTAATGAATTGATTATCAATAGCTTGCTTTCTGCTTCTGTCAAGCAGGAAGTTTGGAAGCGGGAGAAAGGGCGTTGTCAGGTTTGTGGCAGCACCAGCAACTTGCACTTTGCCCTCCGGTCCGGTGTTTCCTCCTCAACTTTGCCCATTACTGCCGCTAACGTACAGCTTCTGTGCGCTTTCCATTATCCGTTGGAAGGCGAGGGGCTGCCATAA
- a CDS encoding TIGR02757 family protein, with protein sequence MNHAQIRQLLDDRYDHYDRPAFILNDPISIPHRFSLRQDIEISGLFAALLAWGRRPTIIKKCQELIQRMDNAPHQFILHHSDDDLKGLLGFCHRTFCDTDLLYFVHFLRWFYEQHNTLEDAFLHGVTQRERLEQFHNLFFSLPDAPGRTRKHVATPARKSACKRVNMYLRWMVRQDTRGVDFGLWTRLPMSDLICPCDVHVERVARRLGLMTRPAVDWAAAEDLTAHLRDFDPNDPVKYDFALFGLGVEGEM encoded by the coding sequence TTGAATCACGCCCAAATCCGCCAGTTGCTCGACGATCGCTACGACCATTACGACCGGCCAGCCTTCATCCTCAACGACCCCATTAGCATTCCGCATCGGTTTTCGCTGCGCCAGGATATTGAAATTAGCGGCCTGTTCGCGGCCTTGTTGGCTTGGGGGCGTCGGCCTACAATCATTAAAAAATGTCAGGAACTGATACAGCGCATGGACAACGCGCCCCATCAGTTCATCCTGCACCATTCCGACGACGATTTGAAGGGTCTGTTAGGCTTCTGCCACCGCACCTTTTGCGATACCGATCTGCTGTATTTCGTGCATTTTCTGCGGTGGTTTTATGAGCAGCACAACACCTTGGAAGACGCTTTTTTGCACGGTGTCACGCAGCGCGAACGGCTAGAACAATTTCATAATCTGTTCTTTAGCCTGCCCGATGCCCCCGGCCGAACCCGCAAGCACGTAGCCACGCCGGCCCGCAAATCGGCCTGCAAGCGCGTGAACATGTACCTGCGTTGGATGGTGCGCCAAGACACCCGCGGCGTGGATTTTGGCCTCTGGACGCGCCTGCCCATGTCGGACCTGATCTGCCCGTGCGACGTGCACGTGGAGCGCGTCGCCCGCCGCCTGGGCCTGATGACGCGCCCCGCCGTGGATTGGGCTGCTGCCGAAGATCTGACCGCCCACCTACGCGACTTTGACCCGAATGACCCGGTCAAATACGACTTTGCGTTGTTTGGGCTGGGTGTGGAGGGCGAAATGTAA
- a CDS encoding endonuclease MutS2, with the protein MILPNNFEQKIGFAQLREMLESLCLSALGRHFVGKMQFQTKHDQLLKLLQQTDEFRALLHSGADFPSQHYHDVHPHLVRAAIPGAYLDVPAFFAVKMSLRTIRQALTFFTQAEESLYPTLRLLGIGVQVDRNLLAALDKVVDDEGQVRDNASPLLMHLRQELINRQGLLRKQIAGILRHAKSEGWVPEGAEPTIRGGRLVLPVIAEHKRRVKGLIHDESASGQTVFIEPEAVFELNNDIKDLENAYQRELIRILTSLTDQLRPHIPDLRKAYQYLGLLDFIRAKAQLARQLEATLPALNPKPLVRWKTVRHPLLYLTFKEHHKENPREVVPLDIELNHEQRLLLISGPNAGGKSVSMKTVGLVQYMLQCGLLIPAGDGSEAGIFEDIFLDIGDEQSLENDLSTYSSHLLNMKQFLLFAGKRSLVLIDEFGTGTEPMLGGAIAEAVLDQLNRARAFGVITTHYTNLKNYAERTPGIVNGAMRYDPEQLQPLYRLEIGKPGSSFAIEIARKIGLPKQIVERATQLVGKDKIRYDRLLEGLEKEKTDLEQRTAEAAKQERRMKKAAQEYQDLKKYLDETTLDVLRDAKAKAKLLLKDTNQQIEATIQEIKTSQADKEQTKQARQKLDDFVRKELQIEPPKPKAHREVADPSTLKIGDKVALIGQEGYGEIMSLKGKSAEVSFGGMKTLVKVGQLEKVSRSEIREREKQMARTAPATYAGSGFDMTGRMSGFNTTLDLRGERAEDALQKIMSYIDDAVMLGIPEIKFLHGRGNGVLRQVVRDYLRSVRSVASVADEHADRGGDGATVAVLK; encoded by the coding sequence TTGATTCTTCCAAATAACTTCGAGCAGAAAATAGGCTTCGCGCAACTGCGCGAAATGCTGGAGTCGTTGTGCCTGAGTGCATTAGGCCGCCACTTTGTGGGCAAAATGCAGTTTCAGACCAAGCACGACCAACTGCTGAAACTTCTGCAGCAAACCGACGAATTCCGCGCCCTGCTTCATTCTGGCGCCGATTTTCCGAGTCAACATTACCACGATGTGCATCCACATCTGGTGCGCGCCGCCATTCCGGGGGCTTACCTCGACGTGCCTGCGTTTTTCGCGGTGAAAATGTCGTTGCGCACCATTCGGCAAGCCCTGACTTTTTTTACCCAAGCAGAAGAAAGTCTGTACCCAACGCTGCGCCTGCTGGGCATTGGTGTGCAAGTCGACCGTAACCTGCTAGCCGCGCTCGATAAAGTGGTGGACGACGAAGGCCAGGTACGCGACAACGCTTCGCCGTTGCTCATGCATTTGCGTCAGGAACTCATCAACCGTCAGGGGCTTCTGCGTAAACAGATTGCCGGCATTCTGCGCCATGCCAAGTCGGAAGGGTGGGTGCCGGAAGGTGCCGAACCCACGATTCGGGGCGGGCGGTTGGTGCTGCCCGTCATTGCGGAGCACAAGCGCCGGGTGAAAGGCCTGATTCACGACGAATCGGCTTCGGGGCAAACGGTGTTTATCGAGCCGGAAGCGGTTTTTGAGCTAAACAACGACATCAAGGACCTCGAAAATGCTTACCAGCGCGAGCTGATCCGCATTCTTACTTCCCTGACCGACCAGCTGCGTCCGCACATTCCGGATTTGCGGAAAGCCTATCAGTACTTGGGATTGCTAGATTTTATTAGAGCCAAGGCACAGCTAGCCAGGCAGTTAGAAGCAACGTTGCCTGCGCTGAACCCGAAGCCGTTGGTACGCTGGAAAACGGTGCGCCATCCGCTGCTCTACCTCACGTTCAAAGAGCACCACAAAGAAAATCCGCGTGAAGTGGTCCCGCTCGACATAGAGCTCAACCACGAGCAGCGCTTGCTTCTGATCTCAGGACCGAATGCCGGCGGTAAGTCGGTGTCGATGAAGACGGTAGGATTGGTGCAGTACATGCTGCAGTGCGGCCTGCTCATTCCGGCTGGCGACGGCTCTGAAGCCGGGATCTTTGAGGATATTTTCCTGGACATTGGCGACGAGCAAAGCCTTGAGAATGACCTCAGTACGTATTCGTCGCACTTGCTGAACATGAAGCAGTTTCTGCTGTTTGCTGGCAAGCGCAGCCTCGTGCTGATCGACGAATTTGGAACCGGCACCGAGCCCATGCTGGGCGGTGCCATTGCCGAAGCGGTGCTGGATCAGTTGAACCGCGCTCGCGCATTTGGCGTGATCACGACGCACTATACCAACCTCAAAAACTACGCGGAGCGTACGCCGGGCATTGTCAACGGTGCCATGCGCTACGATCCGGAGCAGTTGCAGCCGCTCTACCGCTTGGAAATCGGGAAGCCGGGCTCGTCGTTTGCCATTGAAATTGCTCGGAAAATTGGCTTGCCCAAGCAAATTGTGGAGCGCGCCACCCAACTCGTCGGCAAGGATAAAATCCGGTACGACAGGCTGTTGGAGGGCTTGGAAAAGGAAAAAACCGACCTGGAACAGCGCACGGCGGAAGCGGCCAAGCAGGAGCGGCGCATGAAAAAAGCGGCGCAGGAATATCAGGATCTGAAAAAATACCTCGACGAAACCACGCTCGACGTGCTGCGCGACGCCAAGGCGAAAGCCAAGTTGCTGCTCAAAGACACGAACCAGCAAATAGAAGCCACGATTCAGGAAATAAAGACTTCGCAGGCGGATAAAGAGCAAACCAAACAGGCACGCCAGAAGCTGGACGATTTCGTGCGCAAGGAGTTGCAAATTGAGCCGCCCAAGCCCAAGGCCCACCGCGAAGTAGCTGATCCTAGTACCCTTAAGATCGGCGACAAAGTTGCGCTGATTGGCCAGGAAGGTTACGGCGAAATTATGAGTCTAAAGGGCAAATCGGCTGAGGTGTCGTTTGGCGGCATGAAAACGCTTGTGAAAGTTGGCCAGCTCGAAAAGGTGAGCCGCTCCGAAATTCGCGAACGCGAGAAGCAAATGGCCCGCACAGCACCAGCCACTTACGCCGGATCCGGGTTTGATATGACGGGCCGAATGTCGGGCTTCAACACCACACTCGACCTGCGCGGCGAGCGGGCCGAAGACGCGTTACAGAAAATAATGTCCTACATCGACGACGCCGTCATGCTGGGCATTCCGGAAATCAAGTTTCTTCACGGTCGCGGCAACGGCGTACTCCGCCAGGTGGTGCGCGATTATTTGCGCTCGGTGCGCTCCGTGGCCAGCGTCGCCGACGAGCACGCCGACCGCGGCGGTGATGGTGCTACGGTAGCAGTTCTAAAGTAA
- the murB gene encoding UDP-N-acetylmuramate dehydrogenase translates to MTSAPLLEHNVSLRTYNTFGIDVKARLFARFASTDELRALLALPEVQQAAKLVLGGGSNLLFTKDFDGVVLRNEIRGLETLSSDEASDTALVRAGAGESWHALVQYALDQNLSGIENLSLIPGTVGAAPLQNIGAYGAELKDTFESLEALETSTGHLRTFTRAECGFGYRESVFKGPLKDQYIVTSVLLRLHRKHRVNISYGAIGTTLADMGIEGEPTPQHVSEAVIQIRRSKLPDPAEIGNAGSFFKNPEISQHKYDELKAQYADLPGYPVPGGVKVPAAWLIEQCGWKGQRRGPHGVHDKQALVLVNHGGAQGSDIQSLAQEIIASVREKFGIELHPEVNIM, encoded by the coding sequence ATGACTTCGGCTCCTCTTCTTGAACACAACGTTTCGCTCCGCACCTATAACACGTTCGGCATCGATGTGAAAGCACGCTTGTTTGCGCGCTTTGCCAGCACCGATGAATTACGGGCACTGTTGGCATTGCCCGAAGTCCAGCAAGCCGCAAAGCTGGTGCTAGGCGGCGGCAGTAACTTACTGTTTACCAAGGACTTCGATGGTGTAGTACTCCGAAACGAGATTCGGGGTTTAGAAACGTTGTCTTCCGACGAGGCCAGCGATACAGCTTTGGTCCGTGCCGGTGCTGGCGAGTCGTGGCACGCCCTGGTACAATACGCTCTGGATCAGAATCTTAGCGGAATCGAAAATCTCTCTCTGATTCCAGGCACAGTTGGCGCTGCGCCGCTCCAAAATATTGGAGCCTACGGAGCGGAGTTAAAAGACACCTTTGAGAGCCTCGAAGCGCTCGAAACCAGCACCGGGCACTTGCGCACGTTTACCCGAGCGGAATGTGGCTTTGGTTACCGCGAAAGCGTGTTCAAAGGGCCGCTCAAAGACCAGTACATTGTCACCAGCGTGCTGCTCCGGCTGCACCGCAAGCACCGCGTCAACATCAGCTACGGCGCCATCGGCACGACCTTGGCCGATATGGGAATCGAAGGCGAGCCAACGCCACAGCATGTGAGCGAAGCCGTTATCCAGATTCGTAGAAGCAAACTGCCTGACCCGGCCGAAATTGGCAACGCAGGCAGCTTTTTCAAGAACCCCGAAATCTCGCAGCACAAATACGACGAACTCAAAGCACAATACGCCGACTTGCCGGGCTATCCCGTGCCCGGAGGTGTAAAAGTGCCCGCGGCCTGGCTCATCGAGCAGTGCGGCTGGAAAGGTCAGCGCCGCGGCCCTCACGGCGTCCACGACAAGCAAGCGTTGGTACTCGTAAACCACGGCGGCGCGCAAGGCTCTGACATTCAGAGCTTAGCCCAAGAAATCATTGCTTCAGTCCGTGAAAAATTCGGCATCGAGCTGCACCCCGAAGTGAATATCATGTAG
- a CDS encoding acyltransferase family protein has translation MAEHSLLLTSIDASSSAGLVKPPKAQKVYFDNLDLLRVVAFGMVFLAHSELGKTLGHFSSNSFYIRVVNLLSDGGSGVSFFFVLSGYLITYLLLQEREATGRIHLSNFYVRRTLRIWPLYFAVLLFGFFVYPAFKSVIGITTDIAHRAPFYFTFLSNFDSIYLAHNHLQPLSVAMIGITWSVAIEEQFYLVWPLLFLVVPKRYYQAIFYGVILCSLVFRYLHRTDGDTLYFHTLSVMSDLAMGGLFAYHCRFNPRFVGFFQNLPKLVIGLAYLLGFALLLYRDDLYPGTSAAVVARLVSTLFFAFIITEQNFAGHSPLKLSRLTTLSRLGKYTYGLYLLHPIAIQVTILLFRGAHLSRESVEGGFSYAGIALAISLIMSYVSYRYFEAYFLRLKHKFS, from the coding sequence ATGGCCGAGCATTCTTTACTGCTTACTTCGATAGATGCCTCATCTTCTGCCGGGCTTGTCAAGCCCCCTAAAGCGCAGAAAGTATATTTCGACAACCTCGATCTGTTACGTGTTGTGGCTTTCGGAATGGTGTTTTTGGCGCACAGCGAGTTGGGCAAGACGCTGGGCCATTTCAGCAGCAATTCTTTCTATATCCGAGTTGTCAACTTGCTGTCGGATGGCGGATCGGGCGTATCTTTTTTCTTTGTGCTAAGCGGGTATCTGATTACGTATCTGCTGCTGCAAGAGCGAGAAGCAACCGGGCGGATTCACTTGAGCAACTTCTACGTCCGGCGCACCTTGCGAATTTGGCCTCTGTATTTCGCTGTGCTGCTCTTCGGCTTTTTCGTGTACCCAGCCTTCAAAAGCGTCATTGGCATCACTACTGACATAGCACACCGGGCACCTTTCTATTTTACCTTTCTGAGTAATTTCGATTCAATCTATCTGGCTCACAATCATTTGCAGCCACTCTCCGTGGCGATGATCGGGATTACCTGGTCGGTAGCCATTGAAGAACAATTTTACCTGGTGTGGCCGCTGCTGTTTTTGGTGGTGCCCAAACGGTATTACCAGGCAATTTTTTACGGAGTGATACTCTGCTCATTGGTTTTTCGCTATCTGCACCGCACGGATGGCGACACCCTTTATTTCCATACGCTATCAGTAATGTCGGATTTGGCAATGGGCGGTTTGTTTGCCTACCACTGCCGTTTCAATCCGCGGTTTGTTGGCTTTTTCCAGAACCTGCCCAAACTGGTGATCGGGTTGGCATACCTGCTCGGTTTCGCGTTGCTGTTGTACCGCGATGATTTGTACCCCGGCACTTCTGCGGCCGTGGTTGCGCGCTTGGTGAGCACTTTGTTTTTTGCTTTTATCATAACGGAGCAGAACTTCGCAGGGCATTCACCCTTGAAGCTGTCCCGCCTCACTACGCTTTCCCGGTTAGGCAAGTATACCTACGGCCTGTATTTGCTGCATCCCATCGCCATCCAAGTGACAATTCTCTTGTTTCGGGGCGCGCATCTGTCTCGTGAGAGCGTGGAAGGTGGCTTTAGCTACGCTGGTATTGCTCTGGCTATATCCTTGATAATGAGCTATGTAAGTTATCGGTATTTTGAGGCTTATTTCCTGCGCCTCAAGCATAAGTTCTCTTAA
- a CDS encoding sugar MFS transporter → MAVPTTSSSPIAATGPETKRSFALPMAAMTSLFFLFGAVTNFNDVLMPYLKDVCQLTDLQSSLVQSAFFGAYFLMSLPAGYVLKRLGYQRGIVVGLLVMAGGALLFVPAANSRTFGLFLTALGVLGAGITLLQVAANPYVSVLGAARSAAARVSIVGVANNFGGALSPLVGGILLFGGSVALKARLAALPVAQRLAEESQLVKAPYLGLAAFLAVLAGVFFVLKLPEIESLPAEDEPQAADLAANGQLQTAARQSALAFPHLVLGIVAIFVYVGVEVGLGSFLIRYGESQGIQQLSSFTQTLVRSLNVATNYALVLFGRHADALDTSAGFTKAVGAVLVSSYWFGSLVGRLVGIPLLLRFHNRALLVAVCAAGVMLVVASILSHGETALWLVVLCGLCNSIMWPVIFPLAITGLGSFTKQGSSYLIMAIVGGAIIPPLMGFIATHGGGLRVAFVVPALCYTYLLFYALRGYRVR, encoded by the coding sequence ATGGCCGTTCCCACCACCTCTTCCTCCCCGATTGCGGCTACCGGCCCCGAAACCAAGCGCAGCTTTGCGCTGCCCATGGCCGCCATGACGTCGCTGTTCTTCCTGTTTGGGGCCGTCACGAACTTCAACGACGTGCTCATGCCCTACCTCAAGGACGTGTGTCAGCTCACCGATTTACAGTCGTCGTTGGTGCAGTCGGCTTTTTTCGGGGCGTATTTCCTGATGTCGCTGCCAGCAGGTTACGTTTTGAAACGCCTTGGTTACCAGCGCGGTATCGTGGTGGGCTTGCTGGTAATGGCGGGCGGTGCGCTGCTGTTTGTGCCGGCGGCCAATTCGCGCACGTTCGGGCTGTTTCTGACGGCGCTGGGCGTGCTCGGAGCTGGTATCACCCTACTGCAAGTTGCAGCCAACCCCTATGTGTCGGTGCTGGGCGCTGCGCGTAGCGCGGCGGCGCGGGTGAGCATTGTAGGTGTGGCCAACAACTTCGGTGGCGCTTTATCGCCCTTGGTGGGCGGAATTTTATTGTTCGGTGGCTCGGTAGCACTGAAAGCGCGTTTGGCAGCCCTGCCGGTGGCCCAACGATTGGCTGAAGAATCGCAACTGGTAAAAGCCCCCTATCTCGGCTTGGCCGCGTTCTTGGCGGTGCTGGCGGGTGTGTTTTTCGTCTTGAAATTACCCGAAATTGAGAGCCTGCCTGCCGAAGATGAACCCCAAGCAGCCGACCTTGCCGCCAACGGCCAATTGCAGACGGCCGCCCGGCAAAGTGCGCTGGCATTTCCACACCTTGTGCTGGGCATCGTGGCTATTTTCGTGTACGTGGGTGTGGAAGTAGGCTTGGGATCCTTCCTGATCCGCTACGGCGAATCACAAGGCATTCAACAACTTAGCTCGTTTACCCAAACCCTCGTCCGCAGCCTGAACGTGGCAACCAACTACGCCTTGGTGCTATTTGGCCGCCACGCCGACGCCCTCGATACGTCGGCTGGTTTTACCAAGGCAGTGGGCGCGGTGCTGGTTTCCTCGTACTGGTTTGGCTCCTTAGTGGGCCGACTGGTGGGCATTCCGCTGCTGCTGCGCTTTCACAACCGGGCCTTATTAGTGGCAGTGTGCGCCGCCGGCGTGATGCTGGTAGTTGCTTCGATCCTGAGCCACGGTGAAACTGCTTTGTGGTTGGTGGTGCTCTGCGGCTTGTGCAACTCCATCATGTGGCCCGTAATTTTTCCACTGGCGATTACAGGCCTCGGCTCATTCACCAAACAGGGCTCGTCCTACCTGATCATGGCAATTGTGGGCGGAGCCATCATTCCTCCGCTTATGGGCTTCATCGCCACGCACGGCGGAGGGCTACGGGTAGCCTTTGTGGTGCCGGCCCTGTGCTATACTTATTTGTTGTTTTACGCGTTGCGCGGCTACCGGGTGCGGTAA
- a CDS encoding THUMP domain-containing class I SAM-dependent RNA methyltransferase — protein MADNRRDAPFFMTATTQFGLEEVLADELRQLGAKIEKMGSRAVEFTGNKQLLYEATLWCRTAMRILKPFADFYARDERALYREVGKIDWSKYIAENQTFAITAVVNKSSFEHSLFVAQLAKDAIVDQFRDRTGRRPSVDVNRPDIRLHLHMLENEVVLSLDAAGESLHRRGYRQQTNAAPLNEVLAAGLLLLSGWDGKKTLVDPMCGSGTLLTEAALIAQRIAPGLYHQGKFGFENWADFDASLWETIRLDARNARLEEPQADIAGSDISREFIELARQNVEAADLEDYIRLGVRDVKEAKAPKGEPGIVMMNPPYGERIGAEQEMAGLYKTIGDTLKTNFQGYDAYIFTGNLEAAKSVGLRTSRRVPLYNGPIECRLLKYELYQGTRKPKAV, from the coding sequence ATGGCTGATAACCGCCGCGACGCTCCGTTTTTTATGACTGCCACCACCCAGTTTGGACTGGAAGAGGTGTTGGCTGATGAGTTGCGCCAGCTCGGCGCCAAAATCGAGAAGATGGGCAGCCGGGCCGTGGAGTTTACCGGCAACAAGCAATTACTCTACGAAGCGACCCTATGGTGCCGCACCGCCATGCGCATACTCAAGCCCTTCGCCGACTTCTACGCCCGCGACGAGCGGGCACTGTATCGGGAAGTTGGTAAAATTGATTGGAGTAAGTATATAGCTGAAAATCAGACTTTTGCTATTACGGCCGTTGTCAATAAATCCAGCTTCGAGCACTCGCTATTTGTAGCGCAATTGGCCAAGGACGCCATCGTCGACCAGTTCCGCGATCGTACGGGCCGCCGTCCAAGCGTCGACGTCAACCGCCCCGACATCCGGTTGCACCTGCACATGCTCGAAAACGAAGTGGTGCTGTCGCTGGATGCGGCGGGCGAATCGTTGCACCGGCGCGGCTACCGTCAGCAAACCAACGCCGCGCCGCTCAACGAAGTATTGGCCGCCGGGCTATTGCTATTGTCGGGTTGGGACGGCAAAAAAACGCTTGTCGATCCGATGTGCGGCTCCGGTACGCTCCTGACCGAGGCCGCGCTCATCGCCCAGCGCATTGCGCCTGGTTTGTATCACCAAGGCAAATTCGGCTTCGAAAATTGGGCCGACTTCGACGCTTCGCTCTGGGAAACCATTCGGCTCGACGCCCGAAATGCCCGCCTCGAAGAGCCCCAAGCCGACATCGCCGGCTCCGACATCTCCCGCGAGTTCATCGAGCTGGCGCGGCAAAACGTGGAAGCTGCTGATTTAGAGGATTATATCCGGCTTGGTGTGCGCGATGTCAAGGAAGCCAAAGCTCCCAAAGGCGAACCCGGTATCGTGATGATGAACCCGCCGTATGGCGAACGCATCGGGGCGGAGCAAGAAATGGCCGGGCTCTACAAAACCATCGGCGATACGCTCAAAACGAACTTTCAGGGCTACGACGCCTACATTTTTACCGGCAACCTGGAGGCGGCCAAAAGCGTGGGCCTGCGCACCTCCCGCCGTGTGCCGCTCTACAACGGACCAATTGAATGCCGGCTGTTGAAGTACGAGCTTTACCAAGGCACGCGCAAACCAAAGGCTGTCTAA
- a CDS encoding four-helix bundle copper-binding protein — protein sequence MNQPTAPNISTKLDHTILSVLNRCVAACENCATSCLQEPHVQMMVQCILLDRDCADICALTARLVARHSPHAKHVMRECVEVCRLCYDECSKHQHEHCQKCAEACKACADACKSYLL from the coding sequence ATGAACCAGCCAACTGCCCCCAACATCTCTACCAAACTCGACCACACCATCCTTAGCGTGCTGAACCGGTGCGTGGCCGCCTGTGAAAACTGCGCCACTTCTTGCTTGCAGGAACCGCACGTGCAGATGATGGTCCAATGCATTCTGCTTGATCGCGATTGCGCCGACATCTGCGCACTGACGGCGCGCTTGGTGGCTCGCCATTCGCCTCATGCAAAGCACGTCATGCGCGAGTGCGTAGAAGTTTGCCGGCTGTGTTACGATGAGTGCTCTAAGCACCAACACGAACACTGCCAGAAGTGCGCCGAGGCCTGTAAAGCCTGCGCAGATGCCTGCAAGAGCTATCTTTTATAA